A genome region from Flavobacteriales bacterium includes the following:
- the polA gene encoding DNA polymerase I → MPKDNKKLYLLDAMALIYRAYFAFIKRPLINSKGLNTSAMTGFINALWDLMQREQPSHLAVAFDTFAPTDRSTEYSFYKANRDETPKDIISNLEPIKEFLKAFHIPIIEMDGYEADDLIGTLAKQAEAEGYTVYMVTPDKDFGQLVSENILMYKPAIGGRPQETMGVQEVLQKWDIERIDQVIDMLGLMGDAVDNIPGIPGVGEKTAQKLLKEFDSIEGLLAHTDQLKGKLKEKVENGKENALVSKMLATIITDAPIRFDAKDFTIDEPDTERLAELFDEFEFRTLGKRILGEQYQFGTNAAAGEQMDLFASNGASTGPELSSNLKSLDDVEHRYHMVDDKKGRQELIEKLLQADLICFDTETTGVDPNLSELVGLSFAIEPGEAWYVPLSREREDCQAVLEEFRPVLESDTIAKTGHNLKYDILILKWYGVEVNGPIDDSMIAHYLVEPEKRHGMDYLSESYLGYKPISIETLIGKRGKNQKSMRDVPPEDVVDYAAEDADISLQLRSHFLPALKERGVEKLYTEIEAPLVKVLAEMEFEGVGLDVPFLENYSKELDTEALKSRDAIFEQAGVEFNLNSPKQLGEVLFEKMAIPYKGKKTKTGQFSTSEDVLSGLKHDHPIVNDILDYRELTKLKSTYVDALPRLINPKSGRIHTSLRQAIVPTGRLSSDNPNLQNIPIRTERGRKIRKAFVPPEGDYILMAADYSQVELRIIAALSKDENMIQAFLNGEDIHSATASKVFGVPLDEVTSELRRKAKAVNFGLAYGQGAFGLAQNLGIKRAEAKEIIDNYFEKYPGIKNYMDIAVESAREKGYSETLLGRKRNLPDINGRNAAVRAGAERNAINTPIQGSAADIIKVAMVDIQKELKAQKARSKMILQVHDELVFDVHRDELDHIRDMVVDKMSTAVELEVPLLVEAGVGENWLEAH, encoded by the coding sequence ATGCCCAAGGACAATAAAAAGCTCTACCTATTGGATGCCATGGCACTGATCTATCGTGCCTATTTCGCCTTCATCAAGCGCCCGCTGATCAATAGCAAAGGTCTCAATACAAGCGCTATGACCGGTTTCATCAACGCTCTTTGGGACCTTATGCAGCGCGAACAGCCTTCACATCTAGCAGTAGCCTTCGACACCTTTGCCCCGACCGATAGAAGCACCGAGTACAGTTTCTATAAGGCCAATCGGGATGAGACGCCCAAGGACATTATCAGTAATCTGGAACCGATCAAAGAGTTCCTCAAGGCCTTTCACATCCCCATCATCGAGATGGATGGCTATGAAGCAGATGACCTGATAGGTACTCTCGCCAAACAGGCCGAAGCAGAAGGCTACACTGTCTATATGGTGACTCCCGATAAGGATTTCGGGCAGCTGGTCTCTGAGAATATCCTCATGTATAAACCTGCCATCGGAGGTCGACCCCAAGAGACCATGGGCGTACAGGAGGTGCTGCAGAAATGGGATATCGAACGTATTGACCAGGTGATCGACATGCTCGGCCTGATGGGAGATGCCGTGGATAATATCCCGGGAATTCCAGGGGTAGGCGAGAAAACAGCCCAAAAACTCCTCAAAGAATTCGACTCGATAGAAGGACTCCTGGCCCATACCGATCAACTCAAGGGAAAGCTGAAAGAAAAGGTAGAGAATGGAAAGGAAAATGCCTTGGTGTCTAAGATGCTGGCCACCATCATCACCGATGCTCCCATACGGTTCGATGCGAAGGATTTCACCATTGATGAGCCGGATACAGAACGTCTGGCAGAGCTTTTCGATGAATTCGAGTTCCGCACCTTGGGGAAACGCATTCTCGGGGAGCAGTATCAATTCGGCACCAATGCAGCAGCAGGTGAGCAGATGGATCTCTTTGCCTCCAATGGAGCCTCCACTGGCCCAGAACTCTCCTCCAACCTGAAGAGCCTGGATGATGTGGAGCATCGATACCACATGGTCGATGACAAGAAGGGCAGGCAGGAGCTGATCGAGAAATTATTGCAGGCCGATCTGATCTGCTTCGATACGGAGACCACCGGAGTGGACCCAAATCTCAGCGAACTGGTCGGGCTCTCTTTCGCTATCGAGCCCGGTGAGGCCTGGTATGTCCCCTTGTCGAGGGAGCGTGAAGACTGTCAAGCGGTACTCGAAGAGTTCCGGCCGGTATTGGAATCGGACACCATTGCCAAAACGGGTCATAATCTCAAATACGACATTCTCATCCTTAAGTGGTATGGCGTGGAGGTCAACGGCCCTATCGATGATTCGATGATCGCCCATTATCTTGTGGAGCCGGAAAAGCGGCACGGGATGGACTACCTCTCCGAGTCCTATCTAGGCTATAAACCTATCTCTATCGAGACGTTGATCGGCAAGCGAGGGAAGAATCAAAAGAGCATGCGGGATGTGCCGCCCGAAGATGTGGTGGACTATGCTGCGGAAGATGCCGATATCAGTCTGCAGCTCAGATCGCATTTCCTGCCCGCACTGAAAGAGCGGGGCGTAGAGAAACTCTACACAGAGATAGAGGCTCCTTTGGTCAAGGTCTTGGCAGAGATGGAGTTCGAAGGTGTGGGATTGGATGTGCCCTTCCTTGAGAACTATTCCAAAGAATTGGATACGGAGGCTTTAAAGAGTCGGGATGCGATCTTCGAACAGGCCGGAGTGGAGTTCAATCTGAATTCACCGAAACAGCTGGGTGAGGTGCTCTTTGAGAAAATGGCCATTCCCTACAAAGGCAAAAAGACCAAGACCGGGCAATTCTCTACCAGCGAAGATGTATTGAGCGGACTGAAACACGACCATCCCATCGTCAATGATATTCTGGACTACCGTGAACTGACCAAGCTCAAGAGCACCTATGTGGATGCACTCCCTCGACTGATCAATCCCAAGAGCGGGCGTATCCACACCTCCTTGAGGCAGGCCATTGTGCCTACGGGTAGGCTCAGTTCGGATAATCCCAACCTGCAGAATATCCCTATTCGTACTGAAAGAGGACGAAAGATCCGAAAGGCCTTCGTGCCCCCAGAGGGAGATTACATTTTGATGGCAGCAGACTATTCCCAAGTGGAACTCCGCATCATCGCGGCATTGAGTAAGGACGAGAATATGATACAGGCCTTCCTCAACGGGGAGGACATACACAGCGCCACGGCCTCCAAAGTGTTCGGGGTCCCATTGGATGAGGTCACTTCTGAGCTCCGGAGAAAGGCCAAAGCAGTGAACTTCGGTCTGGCCTACGGGCAAGGAGCCTTCGGTCTGGCTCAGAACCTGGGGATCAAGCGTGCCGAGGCCAAGGAGATCATCGATAATTACTTCGAGAAGTATCCAGGTATCAAGAACTATATGGACATAGCCGTGGAATCTGCTCGTGAGAAGGGCTATTCCGAAACCCTTCTGGGTCGCAAGCGGAATCTGCCGGATATCAATGGGCGGAATGCTGCTGTGAGGGCCGGGGCAGAACGGAATGCCATCAATACGCCCATACAAGGAAGCGCGGCCGACATCATCAAGGTGGCCATGGTCGATATTCAAAAAGAATTGAAGGCTCAAAAGGCCAGGTCCAAAATGATCTTACAGGTGCATGATGAATTGGTGTTCGATGTGCATCGAGATGAGTTGGACCACATTCGAGATATGGTGGTCGACAAAATGAGTACAGCGGTCGAATTGGAGGTTCCGCTGCTCGTAGAAGCTGGCGTGGGAGAGAACTGGTTGGAGGCTCACTAG